The proteins below come from a single Necator americanus strain Aroian chromosome V, whole genome shotgun sequence genomic window:
- a CDS encoding hypothetical protein (NECATOR_CHRV.G17678.T1): MMYDRNSQRNAPQRPYVRFAQSQQSYILLLLLLLLLLLLLLLLLLLLLLLLLLLLLLLLLLLLLLLLLLILLLLSLS, from the exons ATGATGTACGACCGAAATTCGCAACGGAACGCGCCTCAACGACCTTATGTGAGGTTTGCACAATCACAACAATCG tacatattattattattattattattattattattattattattattattattattattattattattattattattattattattattattattattattactattattattattattattattattattaatactattactattatcattATCCTAG